The Helianthus annuus cultivar XRQ/B chromosome 11, HanXRQr2.0-SUNRISE, whole genome shotgun sequence region taataataataattcataaatAAAAAACTTTGTTATGAGATATATAcaattcgttttataaaaaaaaattgacatttaataataattataaaaattgGCATTTTATAATATACAATTTATTTCATAAAAATCTgaagtttttaataataatacttaataaaaaaacatatgcatattttttattaaaaatatacacaattcatttcataaaaatataaagtttttataatactaacaaaatattttataacaatattttataaaaaaaataattttcttAATATTTCACAACTTCCCCATACAAATACCCTATCAAAATAAAGTTCCTTACACCTCAATCATTGGTAATCATTGGCTGACACCTAATGATTGGCATTAATTAGATGATAGGGGGTGTGTAAATACTTTTTTCAAACGTATTAGGCAGGGGTATATGGGTGGGGTCAGTTTGAGGCGTATTGGGCAATGAGGGCCGTATAACTTACTTTTTCTGACATAATTAATGCACTCAAACCCTATACAACCCTCATTGCCTTATACAGGGCTGCTAGGGGGGTGTGTCATTACTTTTGGGGGATGTACCAATACCCTCACCCTAAAAGATAGATCTACGGTTCGTTTTGGATACAGATACACCACCAAAACCAACAGTAGGGCTGCGAATCACTCCCGAAGATACAGAAATCACCACTCCGGTTATAAATTCGGGTCTAAGAACACCACTCAATTTGCCACAATTGAGCTAGCATAGACACAATCAATTTAACTCAAAATCCATTGAGATAAACCAACCAAAGAGAAAAATCTCATACTCAAAACACACTAACTGTCATTCATTTACTCATGCACAATACATATAGGAAATGTGGAAACTAAAAACAACCTACGTGGCTAACATTTAGGGAAGTGGGATAACTAacttgaaaatgaaaaataaagaaaataaaaatagaagAAAATAACATAAATGTGTGTTACACAGACAGAACGTGGGTTTTGCATGAGCATGCGATCCAAAGACTCATAGAATCCATTTGAATAAAATGACCGAGGTTTGGCTCATTTTGGTCGACCCACGTATGCCCGACTGTGGCCCAATCGGGTTGGCTATCACCTCCCCTCTAAGTAGGGTTGTCCATTTTTATCGGAAGCTCGGCTCGAATCCGAAGCCACCCAAACCTGATAAGAGAATACCCGAAGAACCGAACCCGACCAACCCAAACTTTATATGGGTTGATTATCGGGTCACTATTTCCCAGCCAAACACGAAACCCAAAAACAAACTCGAATATTTATCATCTTTTCTTATAGACGTGTTTTGGTTTGGCCGGTATTTGGTACACTAAGTTTTGGGACTTTTGAACATTATCATATCATATTGTCAAATGATATTTGAAGTTTGATGATATTTTTTAGTAGCAATATAAGTTTTAATGATATTTTGTAAAGAAAGTTAATGGGGTACGACTTCGAACTTCACAATAAGCCAGGACGTGAAAATTTAGTTGTAGATGCCTTAAGTCAATGAGATACATGAATATTTCAAGGAGAACAAAAAAGGGCAGTAGCTAATCAAACAATTTTTAGCTGACCCAGCCGGTTTCCTACACCATGCATTATGTGATGTGTTAGTATATGTGCATGGGAAACTTTTAGTGCCTCCAATTCCAAATTTGAGAAACAAGTTATCAACTGAGTTTTGCTCCTCTGCAACAACCAAACGCATTGCTACAACCTTTTTGTCTTAGTGACGAGATGTTGCGGCCTTGGTTCAAAGTTGTCTTGTTTGTCATGCCATCAATACTCCTAATCATAAGCCATACAGGCGACTTCAGCCGCTACCAACCCCCAAATCACCGTGGTTGGATATCTCCATGGACTTCATCACGAACCTCCTGCCATCTAAAGGTAAAATATCATCTGGGTTATGGTAGATCAGCTCTCTAAATTCGTTCATTTTCTGTGGGTACCCACTCATTATACTGCATCTCCGTTGGCATCCATTTTTATGCGGAAAATTTACCGGTTGCATGGTCTTTATAAGACGATCTTCTCCGATCGTGACCCGCTTTCCATTAGCCGTTTTTGGTCTGAATTGTTTAAGCAGATGGGTACCAATTACTATTGCATTCGAGCGCTTACCATCCCCAAATGGATGGTCAAACGAAAGTAGTAAACTGATGTTTAAAATCGTATTTACATGCTTTCGTTTTCGATAAACCGGCAAGCTAGCAAAAGTATTCGTATTTAACTGAATTTTCTTATAATACCAGCTTTCACACATCTATCAATATGACTCCTTTCAAGGCAGTACATGGTAGGGAGGCTAAATCAATCCATGATTATTATCCATACTTCATCAAGACAACTTCAATAGACTCCTCACTGATTGAACACCAATGGAGGCGATTGAGAAGTCTAAGGAACGTATGATTAAAGAAGAAAACAAAGATAGTCTGAAAAAAGAATTCAAAGTTGATAGCTTCGCCTACCTTCGTTTGCAGGACTATCGTCAAAAATCAATCAAAAAATGGAAACAGCGTAAGCCGTCGTGACGTTTTTTTGGCCCATACAAGATTTTTGAACGGATTGGAGAAAGTCGCATACAAGCTCGCGCTACCGTCCGGATAAAAAATACATGATAGGTCACGTCTTCCATGTCTCTTTATTAAAGAAATTATGGTGCCATGCCTTTAAGGCTTTAAATGATGGTAATGTTAAAGATTTTGTAAGTGGTGACTAACTGGATTACTTGCCAGAATCGATCATTGACACTCGAATCAACGACAGGGGGAACCAGGGGGGGACCTACCCTTTGGCCAGGGTGGGcagccgcaccccttgaaaaaaaaaattgtgtatattttaggcaaaaaaaccTGACCGCAACctttgaaaatatggttgaacacctcatccgcacccccaACAAATAATTTTTGGGTCCGCCACTGGAGGAACATCAAGCTTTAGTGAAATGGGAGTAAGAGAGGCTACTTGGGAGGACCTCACTATTCTTAAACTAAAATCagggttgttacattctcccccgttagagaaatttcgtcctcgaaattgaAGTTATGTTATTCTCTAAGATTTGGTTAGTCATCCTACACCCAAGTGTTTATTCGGACCTTCATGAAAGAAAGCAAGAAATATAAATAGTTGATCTACAACTTTGCTTCAAAAATATCGAGAACAAGATATTAACGAGTATGAAATATAAATAGTTGATCTACAACGTTGCTTCAAAATATGTTAGGAGAGCCTCATAATTCATGCAACTATTTAAAATAGATCATTTTGCTACAATAGTATGGTTTTAAATATTGTTATCACCTTTATCGTTCTATTACTGATTTCTTTTATATGTAAGTTCAATTTTTAGAGCCCATTTCATAACTCGCACACAGCCCCGAGTTCTCGGGGATGGCCTTGTGTAGATGTCATAATATGCAGACCTACAAAACCTAATAAATGTCAAAACAGGCACTATAATTTTCATTTTTCATCAAGATGAATATAACTGATAGTCTGATACAcaacattttatatatattatcttCCTAACGATAATTACCTTTGTAGCAAACATGATGGTTAGATAAAAAATCATGGATGATAGTAGAACTACAACTATAAATCTTCACATACACAATTTTCAAGACCCTAAAACACACCTTAGTTAATGTTTAGTGATGAAAGTTCTGTATGTTTCTTTACGGAGACCCCCAACTGCATTCCAACAGAAACAAGTGTCTCCAGAGATCTCGCGCTTTTAGCCAACAGGTCCTCATCTAGCGCTATCGAGTCCTGCAAATATTATCGGCAATATTACTTATGATAATGCATGTGACGAGACACGCATACAAACATCCATAGGAAAATAATATTAACAAACGTGGAGATACTAACCTTCTCAAAGACACAAATGACTGTACTTCCACCGAAAGAGAAATAACCAAACTgtaatattatataaaaataaataaatacatgaAATGCAAAAGATATGTGAAAGGTAAGCGATGGTGTAACTATTAAGTGATTAATCGTATTTTTTTAACCTCGTCTCCTTTGCGCACATGGTCTCCCGTCTTTTTAGTAAATGTGATGCTGCCAACCATTGTTGCTCCAACTGCCACAAATGCCACCTGGACTCgagtttaaattaaattaaaatggTTAACAACTGTATAATAACTACATCGAGCAATTATAATCTGTGTTTTAACAAACCTTGCCAAAATCGGCAGTAGATATAACTGATACAGCCCGTTTGTTCTCCGTGAAAACATTGCAATACTTGCTATTCACGGCGATAGGATTAACCTAAAAATGAATACAGGAAAAGATACGTGAATCAGAAAGGAAAAACAAATTGTAGTTATCGTGCTATACAATATCATGTGACAGTGTACATACCGTATATAAGGATCCGGGAATATCAACAATTTGCTCAATAGTTCCGGATACTGGAAAATGGAACCGATGGTAGTCCTGTCATATTTTGTACAAGTTAAGGCTTTTAAATATATCTTTTCAAGTACCCGATCGGCAAGTCAAAGAAAAGTCAACTATTTACCTGTGGTGCCAAGCGAAATATCACTAGGGTTCCGTCAATGAAAGCATTAGGGCATGAAATGTTGCCCAAAAGACCTTGGATTGAAAACTTTTTACCCTACAAGTTGCAAGAAAAGACGGATTTATATTATTAATGTAACATTAATATTTTGGTAATCATAATTAACGCATTAATTATTTAAACAAATACCTTGATCCAGAATCTGAGACTTTCTTCAGCCGTTCTAAATGCCATTAAACGAGAATCAGCAGCACAGACAGCCACATCATCACGTTCCGCACAAGCAATTGGCCGTGCTCCAGGTTTCAGTTCTCTTATAAAAAATTCATTAAAAGTCTGCATAAATCTCCTTTATAAGAACTCCAATAACAAATTTACGTAAATAGTAACATTAGAAAGATGACTTGCCTTGAAATGATCCAGAGGGTACTTCACTTCAGCCAAATTGATTTGATCCTAAAATATAAACATTCAGTTGAACCATAAACATTAAACCGTAATTTACATAACCtagtataaaaaaatataaaagaaaagaCCGACAAGATAATgattttagtataaatagataaTACGAATCTTCTTACCTTGAAAAGTTCAAGAAATGCTGGTATGTTTTTAGCAGATTCAACCGAATTCATTTTCTTTCCTTGCTTTTCTGATAGGCTCTGCAATATTTCTTTTGCTCCTGCACCACAATGGATCACAAAGCCAATAGAGTGTCAGATACATTATAATAATGCACAAAATACAtgctaaaaaataataaaaataaaccaaaaagagtaaaatgccattttcgtccccgaggtttggccagttttgaaacttcgtccaaaggtttgtttttccgcatctggatccaaaaggtttgcaatcttgccattttgatccggctcgttaactccatccatttttctctgttaagtctgGGGTATTTCCGCCTTTTTTTAACTTTTAGGTCTTTAtatataaagtgaaaaagaccgaattgccctttaagttaactaAAAAACGAAAATGCCCCTGaattaacagagaaaaatggatggagttaacgagccggatgaaaatggcaaaaatatCAAGgcccagatgcggaaaaacaaacctttgggcgagagtcacaaaactggccaaacctcagggacgaaaatggcagtttactctaccAAAAAACATATACTAAAAAGTTAATAAcaaaccatagttattaaaggcgcgaggcgcactcagggtgatttgttgggcccggggctttatttgcgcctaggcgcgcctgggcgctcgctttaataactatgacTTGAAGCATTGTTATTAAAGGCGTGAGGCGCGCTCAGGGCAGTTTGTTGGGCCCGGGGCTTTATTTGCGCCTAGGCACGCCTGGGcgctcgctttaataactatgTAACAAACAAACGTACACAGTAATATCCTGCTTATatactaaaaaataataaaagataAAAGTTACCTTTGTCCATAATGCCGAGCCCTACTTTGGATTGATAAATCGCTCTCATCGATAAAACAATCTTTCCATCAATTATCTCCTCTACAAGCCTCTTTTTTACGCGATCGTAAACCACAATATGTGAAGCACTTGAACCAGAGTTCAAGCCTACATCATAGGATGAAACATGGGCCCATTCAGATAGTTTAAACATCCACCTTTAAAACCAATGTCaacattcatcatcatcatcataataatAACAACCATTCATAAAGAAATTAAAGAAAATAATCTCACCCGTAAGAAGCCTGTTTATCGGTTAAAAACCCTCCAGTCATGACCTGGTTTCCAGTGCCTTCATCGAAACATAGTGACATGTGAATCAACGAATTCAACTTATCGGAAATGTTAAGAAGCTCCCCACAAACAGGACAACAGTTAATAAGCGGCTCCCTGCAAAAAGTGAAAAgattaaaacaaattaaaaataaatGTGCAGAAATATAAATAGTAGCATGACATAATGTGGATGTACTTTTCTTGTTGTAGAGCGAGAAGCGTAGCCAGCTCATCCATGCTAACAACACCGTCTCCGTTTTCATCAGCTGCTTTAAAGAGCTCTTCTTTCTAGCAGAAAATGTGTTAAGTtgattaaaaattaaaaacaatctaacagaatttatttaaaatacaatGTCGGTGGCCAATAAGATGATGCCAACCGACATTGTCTTTACTTTAAGTAATTTAAAAATGTGAGATACATAAAAATTACCTTTGGTGCAAGTGGTAGTTTTGTTGGAAACTCTAACCATTGACATGGGTTCGAAACTCATTACAATTTTTGATTATTTTTCTTCTTtgattcattttttttattttagctattgtatttttttattttcttttgttttgagGCCTCGCATTATAAGTAAGTTTATTTCGTGAATCCGTAACACGTGGGTGATTTTTTTGCGGTTTCGTTCTTTTATATAAAGTTTTCAATATATTTCAATGCTCTCATAACAACGAGTTAGTTTACGAatggttttgattttttttatacaaaGTTTCTAAAACTTTGATTGATTTTTCCGGTTTAATAAGCCACAacgtataaatattttttttagtatAATTTGTTTTCTTTCATGAATATGACATGTCAACATGACATAAACGCGTGATACAAGTCGTAACGTGTGGGGAATTGACATacttattttttaaatgtttttacagATGTCATCGTCGCAAGGTGCGGGTCTTCACACTTGCTCATCTTTGCTACCTCTTCACTTTGGCAATTGGCACTTTTAGCCTTTACTCCATTTTACATGTTTTACGAACTAACCCATTCTGCTTCTAATGTTCTAACTTTACCCATGTACCATATATACTATACGCTTTTAACCTTTTAAGTTTTTTACTAACTTAATTTTCCTTCTATAACTTCCGTTCGCGAATATCGTTTTAGAAAAAAGCTAATTTGTCGTGTTGCATATATAGGTTATATTGAGTTCAATCAGATTCATCTAAACGGCGCTTTCATAtgattaacgcatcacataacgcttggattaatccattcgatgtttacgatgtacccgcgtcGCAACGCGCGCGGCTCTCATTACTAGTATAACCTTAAAATCAAAGGTCGGCAGCAAAGCCATCGACCCATTCTACCCCTAACTTTGATATAATGTCGATTCAAAATTAACCCTCTACTTTCTAAATATCATTTTGACCCCCTCAAGTTACTAAAGTTTCGAGGTTACCCTAAAACTAATTTCTTATGTTTTTActtttatgtacgtgtcggtataaattcgagttcgtCTACGGCTCTACGCTTTAACGTAATTTTTGTTTGGAAACGTTTTAACGTAAATTTTGTTTAGAAACAAATTGGGTcatatataatacgttttcattcaacggtataaatttgagttactaTACGTTTCGTCATAAATTTAGTTCGGAAACGAGTCGGGGCAACTGTAGTCTACACTTTATCATGCCGCGTACAACGCCACCgcacgtgtttattttatgtactTTTTGAGTTGGTCTgtgtttcgacgtaaattttgtttggaagCAAGTCggatcaaatataatacattttcattcaACGGTATGAATTCAGATTACTCTACGTTTCAACATAAATTTAGTTCAGAAACGAGTAGTTGTAGTCTATATCACATCGCATACGGTGTCGCTGCAACGCGCAGCGAGTAAAAAAACTAGTATTGAAATAAAGCCAAACAAACAATTTATCCTAGATGCATGAAAGATTATTTAGCTCAAACCTTCTTTGCTGCCGATTGATTGCCAAATGCATTTATTAGTTCTGAAAACTCAGACAACGACAATTTCCCATCAGCATCGTAATCCTGAAGACATGCAAACTCACAAGTATTAAAACATTAATGAACTTGTCATATTCTAACGATAGGATAAAAGATGCTCGGAGACATACAACTATAGACAAGATACGTTTTGCAAAACTTTTCTCCGTTTCGATTGGGTCCTGCAATTGAAAAACATTAAACATTTATTATGGAAATGGAATGAATATTTATGGAAAAAGTGATAACCTCAATAGAACATGAAACAGATATTTTGCCAACAGGTTTATCGGATGATGATGGATCAAATAACTCAAGCACCGAAGTCTTAGAATCTGAAACCtgctaaacaaaaaaaaaaaaaaaaacatatatgatATACCAGAGATAATAACAATATAGAATAATGTAACGCCAATGTAGCATAACAGACGTGATTAAAATGTATTTGAGAGTGAACTATGTACGATAAAAAAACATGTGAAAAAACTTACTCGACTGAGGAATTCAAGAACATCAATTTCACAATACCCAACGAGGTTGTTCTTTGATAATCTGTTGGTCTGCGTCACAAGAAACGCAAGAAAGTTTTATTATTTAGAATAATAATTCAAAACGGGTATCATCATTTGTTACAAACCTCAAAAACTGATACTTTTGCGATGCGAGCACCATTTGTCTCCAAAACAAACTTTTTCTCCTGCAGAAAAacaaaatagaacatataacgcTTGACATGACATACAAAAATGTAGGACCAATGCACTTTCTAGCACGTAAAGATTCCTAAATGATTATTTCTTGATCTTAAAAGGCATACAAAACCTTAAGTACAACTGACATTAAAAAAGGAACAGGCTATACGTATCCACACACCACTAACAGGTTTTACGACACGTATATCCTTTTGTATCAAGTTATATGACCCGTATAACTTTACAGAAAAGGATATACCAACTTGTATAAGAATAGAATAAGATTTAATACAAGCTGTTTTACGAGTCCTTCGAGATGGTCTGCAAAAGTTATACAGCCCATATGACCTTTTATGACCCGTATATCTATACTGAAACTGAGAGTTGTGACACTGCACACCAGTGACAAGTTATACACCTGCATAACCTTTTATACGGCCCGTACGATATGCGGGGTGGTGTGTGTACAGCAACACCCTAAAAAATTCCAAACATAAAGATTTACTCACTGAGTTCCAGACAGGCTTGTTGGTCCTGCACATTATCCAAAAAAAATAGAATCTTAAAAAAACATAATAGTtatgaataaaaacaaaatacTTCATGCATTTACAAACATATTAAAATCATCTGCCCCCAATAATTCCTAACAgttgattaaaaaaaatacaaatcaaAAAGTGTATCTACTTGTGTACCAAACATAGTTTGAAGTTTTAAACAACCAACTTAAATCCCCCAAAAACCCTAACCAACAGAAGTTTGTGTATCTTAACTGGTCAGAAACATGAGTTCGAAACGTCTGTTCTCCAATTGAAATACAAGCAAGCCACTTGTCCTTAATATTCATCTCCGCCTAAACAAAAACCACATCAGTCATCAAAATATTATCTCAAATCACAGTACAAACTATGCAGTTATAGCGGTCCAAAATCAAATAGCAGTCAAGGTCCACTATACGATATAGCGGTGGTATAGCGGTAATTTTTATATCATGCATaatttatgtatttatatatatttgaaaatTATTAATagtagagtaaactgccattttggtccctgtggtttggtcaattttgccactttagtccaaaactcaaactttttgcatctgggtcctgtggtttcagttttattgccattttggtccaaaaatgaaatcaggtcatatttgtcttataaaatcctgttattttgtcattttccgcaggggcaaaatgatcatttcttttttaaaaataaataccatattttataagacaaatatgacctgatttgcccccgaggaaaatgacaaaattgcataattttataagacaagtatgacttgatttcatttttggaccaaaatggcaataaaactgaaaccacagggacccagatgcaaaaggtttgagttttggactaaaatggaaaaagtaaccaaacctcagggaccaaaatggcagtttattcttaatagtaatatcaaaattCGATTCAGGAAGTCCAGCCACGAGAGTCCAGACTCGAGCAATTTAGGATTTAGTAAGTGGAAGTCCAGCGATTTCTAGATTTAGGTTTTATTTTGTT contains the following coding sequences:
- the LOC110890321 gene encoding phosphatidylserine decarboxylase proenzyme 3 isoform X3, whose translation is MGHGTSKSTSSDESPDAGGSNSNPPPSHRHRIKQKLQFHHRPTASHPLTLNTHDDFAGIALVTLLSAEMNIKDKWLACISIGEQTFRTHVSDQTNKPVWNSEKKFVLETNGARIAKVSVFETNRLSKNNLVGYCEIDVLEFLSRQVSDSKTSVLELFDPSSSDKPVGKISVSCSIEDYDADGKLSLSEFSELINAFGNQSAAKKKEELFKAADENGDGVVSMDELATLLALQQEKEPLINCCPVCGELLNISDKLNSLIHMSLCFDEGTGNQVMTGGFLTDKQASYGWMFKLSEWAHVSSYDVGLNSGSSASHIVVYDRVKKRLVEEIIDGKIVLSMRAIYQSKVGLGIMDKGAKEILQSLSEKQGKKMNSVESAKNIPAFLELFKDQINLAEVKYPLDHFKTFNEFFIRELKPGARPIACAERDDVAVCAADSRLMAFRTAEESLRFWIKGKKFSIQGLLGNISCPNAFIDGTLVIFRLAPQDYHRFHFPVSGTIEQIVDIPGSLYTVNPIAVNSKYCNVFTENKRAVSVISTADFGKVAFVAVGATMVGSITFTKKTGDHVRKGDEFGYFSFGGSTVICVFEKDSIALDEDLLAKSARSLETLVSVGMQLGVSVKKHTELSSLNIN
- the LOC110890321 gene encoding phosphatidylserine decarboxylase proenzyme 2 isoform X1, which encodes MGHGTSKSTSSDESPDAGGSNSNPPPSHRHRIKQKLQFHHRPTASHPLTLNTHDDFAGIALVTLLSAEMNIKDKWLACISIGEQTFRTHVSDQTNKPVWNSEKKFVLETNGARIAKVSVFETNRLSKNNLVGYCEIDVLEFLSRQVSDSKTSVLELFDPSSSDKPVGKISVSCSIEDPIETEKSFAKRILSIVDYDADGKLSLSEFSELINAFGNQSAAKKKEELFKAADENGDGVVSMDELATLLALQQEKEPLINCCPVCGELLNISDKLNSLIHMSLCFDEGTGNQVMTGGFLTDKQASYGWMFKLSEWAHVSSYDVGLNSGSSASHIVVYDRVKKRLVEEIIDGKIVLSMRAIYQSKVGLGIMDKGAKEILQSLSEKQGKKMNSVESAKNIPAFLELFKDQINLAEVKYPLDHFKTFNEFFIRELKPGARPIACAERDDVAVCAADSRLMAFRTAEESLRFWIKGKKFSIQGLLGNISCPNAFIDGTLVIFRLAPQDYHRFHFPVSGTIEQIVDIPGSLYTVNPIAVNSKYCNVFTENKRAVSVISTADFGKVAFVAVGATMVGSITFTKKTGDHVRKGDEFGYFSFGGSTVICVFEKDSIALDEDLLAKSARSLETLVSVGMQLGVSVKKHTELSSLNIN
- the LOC110890321 gene encoding phosphatidylserine decarboxylase proenzyme 2 isoform X4, with the translated sequence MQEKKFVLETNGARIAKVSVFETNRLSKNNLVGYCEIDVLEFLSRQVSDSKTSVLELFDPSSSDKPVGKISVSCSIEDPIETEKSFAKRILSIVDYDADGKLSLSEFSELINAFGNQSAAKKKEELFKAADENGDGVVSMDELATLLALQQEKEPLINCCPVCGELLNISDKLNSLIHMSLCFDEGTGNQVMTGGFLTDKQASYGWMFKLSEWAHVSSYDVGLNSGSSASHIVVYDRVKKRLVEEIIDGKIVLSMRAIYQSKVGLGIMDKGAKEILQSLSEKQGKKMNSVESAKNIPAFLELFKDQINLAEVKYPLDHFKTFNEFFIRELKPGARPIACAERDDVAVCAADSRLMAFRTAEESLRFWIKGKKFSIQGLLGNISCPNAFIDGTLVIFRLAPQDYHRFHFPVSGTIEQIVDIPGSLYTVNPIAVNSKYCNVFTENKRAVSVISTADFGKVAFVAVGATMVGSITFTKKTGDHVRKGDEFGYFSFGGSTVICVFEKDSIALDEDLLAKSARSLETLVSVGMQLGVSVKKHTELSSLNIN
- the LOC110890321 gene encoding phosphatidylserine decarboxylase proenzyme 2 isoform X2; the protein is MGHGTSKSTSSDESPDAGGSNSNPPPSHRHRIKQKLQFHHRPTASHPLTLNTHDDFAGIALVTLLSAEMNIKDKWLACISIGEQTFRTHVSDQTNKPVWNSEKKFVLETNGARIAKVSVFETNRLSKNNLVGYCEIDVLEFLSRVSDSKTSVLELFDPSSSDKPVGKISVSCSIEDPIETEKSFAKRILSIVDYDADGKLSLSEFSELINAFGNQSAAKKKEELFKAADENGDGVVSMDELATLLALQQEKEPLINCCPVCGELLNISDKLNSLIHMSLCFDEGTGNQVMTGGFLTDKQASYGWMFKLSEWAHVSSYDVGLNSGSSASHIVVYDRVKKRLVEEIIDGKIVLSMRAIYQSKVGLGIMDKGAKEILQSLSEKQGKKMNSVESAKNIPAFLELFKDQINLAEVKYPLDHFKTFNEFFIRELKPGARPIACAERDDVAVCAADSRLMAFRTAEESLRFWIKGKKFSIQGLLGNISCPNAFIDGTLVIFRLAPQDYHRFHFPVSGTIEQIVDIPGSLYTVNPIAVNSKYCNVFTENKRAVSVISTADFGKVAFVAVGATMVGSITFTKKTGDHVRKGDEFGYFSFGGSTVICVFEKDSIALDEDLLAKSARSLETLVSVGMQLGVSVKKHTELSSLNIN